The proteins below come from a single Serpentinimonas raichei genomic window:
- a CDS encoding type II toxin-antitoxin system RelE/ParE family toxin, translating to MAGNDVPSPATFLLTRNAALDLRRIHTRSRREWGQDVADQYLADLYAAMGVAAANPEQGRLRQHRSAPFLMVPARQHFVIYDLVPQGVAVLTVQHQVRDIETLIAQLTPAFVTEVERLKRKV from the coding sequence ATGGCTGGCAATGACGTGCCATCACCCGCCACGTTCCTGCTGACCCGCAATGCGGCGCTGGATTTGCGCCGCATCCACACGCGGTCGCGACGTGAATGGGGCCAAGACGTTGCCGACCAGTACCTCGCCGATCTGTACGCGGCCATGGGCGTTGCTGCCGCCAACCCGGAGCAGGGCCGCTTGCGGCAGCACCGTTCGGCGCCGTTTCTGATGGTTCCTGCGCGGCAGCACTTCGTCATATATGACCTTGTGCCGCAGGGCGTCGCGGTGCTGACGGTTCAACATCAGGTGCGCGACATCGAGACCCTGATTGCGCAACTGACCCCTGCTTTCGTCACAGAAGTGGAGCGGTTGAAGCGGAAAGTCTGA
- a CDS encoding type IV toxin-antitoxin system AbiEi family antitoxin domain-containing protein, whose translation MLPDTHTQRVLGLASQKGLLRASDLDAIDAPRVVLTRLTAAGLLEKIGRGLYRLPGSQWSEHESLVTVATKVPQAVFCLLTALQFHELTTQLPRQVWIAMPRGSHAPRFDYPPIKMVQFTGAAYTAGIDEVERDGVTLRVYGVAKTLADCFKHRNKIGLDVALEALKDVRARNKASVDDIWRNAKVCRVANVMRPYLESIG comes from the coding sequence ATGCTCCCTGACACCCATACCCAGCGCGTCCTCGGCCTGGCCAGCCAGAAGGGGCTGCTGCGTGCCAGCGATCTGGACGCCATCGATGCGCCCCGGGTCGTCCTGACGCGTCTGACGGCCGCTGGTTTGCTGGAGAAAATTGGGCGTGGTCTGTACCGCCTGCCGGGCTCTCAGTGGTCTGAACACGAAAGTCTGGTGACCGTCGCCACCAAGGTGCCGCAAGCCGTGTTCTGCCTGCTCACGGCGCTGCAGTTCCACGAGCTCACAACCCAATTGCCGCGCCAGGTCTGGATCGCCATGCCGCGCGGCAGCCATGCCCCACGGTTCGACTACCCGCCGATCAAGATGGTGCAGTTCACGGGTGCAGCCTACACGGCGGGCATCGATGAAGTTGAACGCGATGGCGTCACGCTGCGGGTGTACGGCGTGGCCAAGACCCTGGCGGACTGCTTCAAGCACCGCAACAAGATCGGCCTGGACGTGGCGCTGGAGGCACTGAAGGACGTCCGGGCCCGCAACAAGGCATCGGTCGATGACATCTGGCGCAACGCCAAGGTCTGCCGCGTGGCCAACGTGATGCGGCCCTATCTGGAGAGCATCGGATGA
- a CDS encoding HAD domain-containing protein — translation MSRILCLDLDGVLHPADCRVLLDFSAPGWQLATQARTQGLLRWLPELEVALAGSDAKILVHSTWRRRASDQALRELLGPELAPRVISTDRWISPQERESLSHAAYIDLALNTWQEVEGWKIESVCVLDDRPSMFQEDAHLLASWNPQFIWTNPALGVSDAGTQDALSQWTIAPVMGWQAAPPDEPQA, via the coding sequence ATGAGCCGCATTCTTTGCCTGGACCTTGATGGCGTCTTGCACCCGGCAGACTGCCGCGTGCTGCTGGATTTTTCTGCTCCTGGCTGGCAGTTGGCCACGCAGGCGCGCACCCAGGGCTTGTTGCGCTGGTTGCCAGAACTGGAGGTGGCACTTGCCGGGTCGGATGCAAAAATCCTGGTGCATTCCACTTGGCGGCGCCGCGCCAGCGATCAGGCCCTGCGCGAGTTGCTGGGGCCGGAACTGGCGCCACGGGTGATCAGCACCGACAGGTGGATTTCCCCGCAGGAGCGTGAGTCGCTCTCTCATGCGGCCTACATCGACTTGGCTCTCAACACCTGGCAGGAGGTCGAGGGCTGGAAGATCGAGTCGGTGTGCGTGCTCGATGACCGGCCTTCCATGTTTCAAGAGGACGCGCATCTGTTGGCCTCGTGGAATCCGCAGTTCATCTGGACCAACCCCGCTCTGGGCGTGTCGGATGCGGGTACACAAGATGCCCTGTCGCAGTGGACGATCGCGCCTGTGATGGGGTGGCAAGCAGCGCCACCGGATGAGCCACAAGCTTGA
- a CDS encoding IS1380 family transposase: MPDFVIKQLPYDLSQHAGLALIGKYLKRINLNALVDPAYPVRSGIANSDILKSYLGLLCLGKNDFDAIEGQRQDAFFTRALGLRSVPSSPTLRQRLDTHAPAWFDLIDDINTAVLSLKLEGQPIDFGALPCAYVPLDIDTFAMDQSGTAKEHVGRTYAGVDGYCPLVAYLGTQGFCLEFALRPGTQHSASETEYNIERLLPLAAKVTAAAQPPLLLRADSGFDSAKLMCAIARQAKALQREVAWLIKWNPRSTPVETIAQARVADANTAWTVLRPGKRQCLWEQSVAIRDGNESLKARRVYRLTERTVDKRGQQMLLPEYVLEGWSTTLPESFTPEQVIALYAEHGTHEQFHSEFKTDMDLTRLPSGKFDTNYVVCALAAVAMNLLRLVGQHTLHGPDAPVRHSAQRRRIRTVIQELMFKAARMVDHARQWVLGLGANDRAFAVFERHWRALDAL; this comes from the coding sequence ATGCCCGATTTTGTCATCAAACAACTGCCCTACGACTTGAGCCAGCACGCTGGCTTGGCCCTGATTGGCAAGTACCTCAAGCGCATCAACCTCAACGCCTTGGTAGATCCCGCTTACCCCGTGCGCAGCGGCATCGCCAATAGCGACATCCTCAAGAGTTACTTGGGCCTGCTGTGCTTGGGCAAGAACGATTTTGATGCTATTGAAGGCCAGCGCCAAGACGCTTTCTTCACCCGCGCCTTGGGCTTGCGATCGGTGCCCTCGTCGCCCACCCTGCGCCAGCGCTTGGACACCCACGCGCCAGCTTGGTTTGACTTGATCGATGACATCAACACCGCGGTTTTGAGCCTCAAGCTCGAGGGCCAGCCCATCGACTTCGGGGCGCTGCCCTGTGCTTATGTGCCACTGGACATCGACACCTTCGCCATGGACCAAAGCGGCACGGCCAAGGAGCATGTGGGGCGCACCTATGCGGGAGTGGACGGCTACTGCCCGCTGGTGGCCTACTTGGGCACCCAAGGCTTTTGCCTGGAGTTTGCCCTGCGCCCGGGCACCCAGCACTCGGCCAGCGAGACCGAATACAACATCGAGCGGCTGCTGCCGCTGGCGGCCAAAGTCACGGCAGCGGCCCAGCCGCCCTTGCTGCTGCGGGCCGACTCGGGCTTTGATTCGGCCAAGCTGATGTGTGCCATCGCCCGACAAGCCAAAGCCCTGCAGCGCGAGGTCGCGTGGCTCATCAAGTGGAACCCGCGCAGCACGCCGGTAGAGACCATCGCCCAGGCACGGGTAGCCGATGCCAACACCGCTTGGACGGTATTGCGCCCCGGTAAACGCCAGTGCCTGTGGGAGCAAAGCGTGGCCATCAGAGACGGTAACGAGAGCCTCAAAGCACGCCGCGTGTACCGCCTGACCGAGCGCACCGTTGACAAACGGGGCCAGCAGATGCTGTTGCCCGAGTATGTGCTGGAAGGCTGGAGCACCACCTTGCCTGAGTCGTTCACGCCCGAGCAGGTCATTGCCTTGTACGCCGAGCACGGCACGCATGAGCAGTTTCACTCGGAGTTCAAAACCGACATGGATCTGACCCGGCTGCCCTCGGGCAAGTTCGACACCAACTACGTGGTGTGCGCGCTGGCGGCCGTGGCGATGAACCTGCTGCGCTTGGTTGGCCAGCACACGCTGCACGGGCCCGATGCACCGGTGCGCCACAGCGCGCAGCGCCGTCGCATCCGCACGGTGATACAGGAGTTGATGTTCAAGGCCGCCCGCATGGTGGACCATGCCCGCCAGTGGGTGTTGGGCTTGGGGGCCAACGACAGGGCCTTTGCGGTGTTTGAGCGCCACTGGCGCGCGCTTGACGCGCTGTAG
- a CDS encoding helix-turn-helix domain-containing protein — translation MHYPVMTEKHVADRWQVSLKTLRRWRLDGEGPVWHKLFRHVRYHEADVLEFEHSSAQHLMTLLGIKRDFKPEVPEAAQGLDAKAEDNYFTAKEIAEAASLPIHLFRDQAERNRKRVPHLMLVGNLRFSLPAIQEWETANSVVGGTATAVSDEAESPAAPLEPAKRWHELVREQDGARFDSAPSS, via the coding sequence ATGCACTACCCCGTGATGACCGAAAAGCATGTGGCCGACCGCTGGCAAGTCAGTCTCAAGACGCTGCGGCGCTGGCGGCTCGATGGCGAAGGGCCGGTCTGGCACAAGTTGTTCCGCCACGTCCGATACCACGAAGCAGACGTCCTCGAGTTCGAGCACAGCAGCGCGCAGCATCTGATGACACTGCTCGGCATCAAACGGGACTTCAAGCCGGAAGTGCCAGAAGCGGCGCAGGGCCTCGATGCCAAGGCTGAAGACAACTACTTCACCGCCAAAGAAATTGCCGAAGCAGCATCGCTACCCATCCACCTGTTCCGCGATCAGGCCGAGCGCAATCGCAAACGCGTTCCCCACCTGATGCTGGTGGGCAACCTCCGGTTTTCACTGCCAGCGATCCAGGAATGGGAGACGGCCAACAGCGTGGTTGGCGGCACCGCCACAGCCGTCAGCGATGAAGCCGAGAGCCCGGCAGCACCTTTAGAGCCAGCCAAACGCTGGCACGAACTCGTCAGGGAGCAGGACGGCGCACGGTTCGATTCCGCGCCGTCGTCTTGA
- a CDS encoding YdcF family protein produces the protein MFVLSNLLSAITQPMFWLALWWALALLILTRWRRPALIMLWSGLVVLGLLGFRAIPDALLRPLENRYAVPAADAIDRHVGLIVLGGAVGHPDSFVKHGQVPLGEAAERMTVPVGLMRQHPGLELVFSGGEGRLLTTGVSESDLARAFYQAQGLDMARVQLEGNSRNTRENAQQVAKLLGDRCQEPWLLVTSAWHMPRSMAEFKAVGCNVTPYPVDFRTGASTPLTEYSLAHSLLRWQTALHEWLGLWVYGLTR, from the coding sequence GTGTTTGTTTTATCCAATTTGTTGTCGGCCATCACGCAGCCCATGTTTTGGCTGGCCCTGTGGTGGGCGCTGGCGCTGCTGATTTTGACGCGCTGGCGCCGACCGGCCCTGATCATGCTTTGGAGTGGCTTGGTGGTGCTGGGCCTGCTCGGGTTTCGCGCCATCCCGGACGCGTTGCTGCGCCCTCTGGAAAACCGCTACGCCGTGCCCGCTGCCGATGCCATCGATCGCCACGTGGGCCTGATTGTGCTCGGCGGTGCGGTGGGCCACCCCGACAGCTTTGTCAAGCACGGCCAAGTGCCCTTGGGTGAAGCGGCCGAGCGCATGACGGTGCCGGTGGGTTTGATGCGCCAGCATCCGGGGTTAGAACTGGTGTTTTCGGGTGGAGAGGGTCGGCTGCTGACCACGGGCGTAAGCGAATCCGATCTGGCGCGAGCGTTCTACCAAGCACAAGGGCTGGACATGGCGCGGGTGCAGCTCGAAGGCAACTCGCGCAATACCCGCGAAAACGCCCAGCAAGTGGCCAAGCTGCTGGGCGATCGGTGCCAAGAGCCGTGGTTGTTGGTGACTTCTGCTTGGCACATGCCACGCTCGATGGCGGAGTTTAAGGCGGTGGGCTGCAACGTGACGCCGTACCCGGTGGACTTCAGGACCGGCGCATCGACCCCGCTCACCGAATACTCGCTCGCCCACAGCCTGTTGCGCTGGCAGACTGCACTGCATGAGTGGCTGGGATTGTGGGTGTACGGGCTGACCCGGTGA
- a CDS encoding ribbon-helix-helix domain-containing protein, with amino-acid sequence MSDRINARLSQPLAEFVGRMVGEAGLYETPSEYVRDLIRRDMERRDGQFVQDAILAGYRDLAAGRVFASSGDFKTDMAALERKEADGWQ; translated from the coding sequence ATGTCCGACCGCATCAACGCCCGTCTGTCGCAACCCTTGGCTGAATTCGTGGGCCGAATGGTCGGCGAGGCGGGTCTTTACGAAACACCCAGCGAATACGTGCGCGACCTGATCCGCCGCGACATGGAACGGCGTGACGGCCAGTTTGTGCAGGACGCCATTCTCGCCGGATACCGAGACTTGGCGGCAGGCCGCGTCTTTGCGTCCAGCGGCGACTTCAAGACCGACATGGCAGCACTCGAGCGCAAGGAAGCCGATGGCTGGCAATGA
- a CDS encoding helix-turn-helix domain-containing protein, with protein MDIRPIHTEADYKATLKEISALMDSDPDLGTPEGDRLDILATLVQAYEAKQVPITAPDPVDAIKFRMDQSGLSIKDLEPIIGKSNRVYEVLNRKRPLTLAMIRRLHKSLGIPADVLIAQTAPG; from the coding sequence ATGGACATCCGCCCCATCCACACCGAAGCAGACTACAAGGCCACGCTCAAAGAGATCTCGGCCTTGATGGATTCCGACCCCGATCTGGGTACGCCAGAGGGTGATCGCCTGGACATCCTGGCCACGCTGGTGCAAGCCTACGAGGCCAAGCAAGTGCCCATCACCGCGCCAGATCCGGTGGATGCCATCAAATTCCGCATGGATCAGAGCGGTCTGTCTATCAAAGATCTTGAGCCCATCATAGGCAAGAGCAACCGCGTTTACGAAGTCCTGAACCGCAAGCGCCCGCTGACGCTGGCCATGATCCGCAGACTGCACAAGAGCCTGGGCATCCCGGCCGATGTGCTGATTGCGCAGACGGCTCCAGGGTGA
- a CDS encoding site-specific recombinase resolvase, protein MMQDSMPKFVPLGLRRRGKRPQGSEARSGHNLTLLDGVARGFYWQHLLDSGAMHSGSDIARAEGLHHSVVNELLRLTLLAPDLIERFMAGQQPPQLALIWFQRNPLPLDWAAQRQMLQGFEERA, encoded by the coding sequence ATGATGCAAGATTCGATGCCAAAGTTTGTGCCGCTGGGGCTGCGCCGCCGGGGCAAGCGGCCGCAGGGCAGCGAGGCGCGCAGTGGCCACAACCTGACCTTGCTCGACGGTGTGGCGCGCGGCTTTTACTGGCAGCACCTGCTCGACAGCGGCGCGATGCACAGCGGCTCGGACATTGCCCGGGCCGAAGGGCTGCACCACTCGGTGGTCAATGAACTGCTGCGCCTGACCTTGCTGGCGCCTGACCTGATCGAGCGCTTCATGGCCGGCCAGCAGCCGCCGCAGTTGGCGCTGATCTGGTTTCAGCGCAACCCGCTGCCGCTGGATTGGGCGGCGCAGCGCCAGATGCTGCAAGGCTTTGAGGAGCGGGCATGA
- a CDS encoding XRE family transcriptional regulator: MARKLDDVIAALPKERQQRVQARAMELATLKDLRLAAEQTKQQLAATLGVGQDTISRLEKRSDMLLSTLRQYVQGMGGNLELVTQFPNRPPVVIEHLGVQASSDKKPRASA, translated from the coding sequence ATGGCAAGAAAACTCGATGACGTGATCGCCGCGCTGCCCAAAGAGCGCCAGCAACGGGTGCAAGCGCGAGCGATGGAGTTGGCCACGCTCAAAGATCTGCGCTTGGCGGCCGAGCAAACCAAGCAGCAACTGGCCGCCACGCTGGGTGTGGGGCAAGACACCATCTCGCGCCTGGAAAAACGCAGCGACATGCTGCTGTCAACCCTGCGCCAGTACGTGCAAGGCATGGGTGGCAATCTCGAGCTCGTGACCCAGTTCCCGAACCGCCCGCCCGTGGTGATCGAGCACCTTGGGGTGCAAGCAAGCTCTGACAAAAAGCCTCGCGCAAGCGCTTGA
- a CDS encoding nucleotidyl transferase AbiEii/AbiGii toxin family protein, translating to MNPANPNVAASVRARLLNVAKTQGVDFNQVLVRFALERILYRLTQSQHADRFLLKGALLFTLWYDMPHRATRDADLLGFGASDLASVAETFRDIAAVAVDDGIAFDPASVTVDEIRKEAGYGGVRVFIAGELAKARCKTQIDVGFGDAVTPAPVDSVYPVLLDDLPAPRLRAYPTYTVIAEKLHAIALLGMSNSRLKDYFDLSVLLERETLDTDLLAQAIKATFERRGMSVPNAVPLGLTDEFAHNSSRQALWLAFLKKNELPPKPLPAIVDRLRSALAPALNRAAL from the coding sequence ATGAACCCCGCCAATCCCAACGTCGCTGCGTCCGTCCGTGCGCGCCTGCTCAACGTTGCCAAAACGCAGGGTGTCGATTTCAATCAGGTGCTGGTGCGCTTTGCGCTGGAACGCATCCTCTACCGCCTGACCCAATCGCAGCACGCCGATCGTTTTCTGCTCAAGGGCGCGCTGCTGTTCACGCTCTGGTACGACATGCCGCACCGGGCCACGCGCGATGCCGATCTGCTCGGCTTCGGCGCGAGCGATTTGGCATCGGTTGCCGAAACTTTCCGTGACATCGCCGCCGTGGCTGTTGACGACGGCATTGCATTCGATCCGGCCTCGGTCACGGTGGATGAGATCCGCAAGGAAGCCGGCTACGGCGGCGTGCGCGTGTTCATCGCAGGCGAACTGGCCAAGGCGCGCTGCAAGACGCAGATCGACGTTGGCTTCGGCGATGCCGTCACACCCGCACCGGTGGATTCGGTCTATCCGGTCCTGCTGGATGATCTGCCCGCACCCCGGCTGCGAGCCTACCCGACGTACACGGTCATCGCGGAAAAACTCCACGCCATCGCCCTGCTGGGCATGAGCAACAGCCGCCTGAAGGACTACTTCGATCTGTCGGTGCTGCTGGAGCGAGAAACCCTGGACACCGATTTGCTGGCCCAAGCGATCAAAGCCACCTTCGAGCGGCGCGGCATGTCCGTGCCCAATGCGGTGCCGCTTGGGCTGACGGACGAGTTCGCGCACAATTCCTCGCGGCAGGCGCTGTGGCTGGCGTTTCTCAAGAAGAACGAGCTTCCCCCCAAGCCCCTGCCTGCCATCGTGGATCGGTTGCGATCTGCCTTGGCCCCTGCGTTGAACCGAGCCGCTCTTTGA
- a CDS encoding type II toxin-antitoxin system HigB family toxin, translating into MRVIAVSTLRAFWERYPDAEQPLKAWYEEATSASWSQPADIKAQYRSASVLKNRRVVFNIKGNDYRLIVAIAYKLQIVYVKFVGTHKEYGAVDAETIDSA; encoded by the coding sequence ATGCGAGTGATTGCCGTGTCTACCCTTCGCGCCTTCTGGGAGCGCTACCCCGACGCCGAGCAGCCGCTGAAGGCTTGGTACGAGGAGGCCACCAGTGCGAGCTGGAGCCAGCCCGCCGACATCAAGGCGCAGTACCGCAGCGCCAGCGTGCTGAAGAACCGTCGCGTGGTCTTCAACATCAAAGGCAATGACTACCGGCTGATCGTGGCCATTGCGTACAAGTTGCAGATCGTTTACGTGAAGTTCGTCGGCACCCACAAAGAGTACGGCGCAGTGGACGCAGAAACCATCGATTCGGCCTGA
- a CDS encoding endonuclease domain-containing protein — MLCVEVDGQTHNNPQRQLKDKRKTALLRDIGLPVLRILPSDIRLWQKSWSKEFQLYSKILCSWASRISEGVNEWRTENIEEHHFEQKVVRLREQLTRTIFDTDYHSLTPEQRLRIDRSNLITDLLEDKYYSDLVRAGPPPLVQPDEFSDLTEPPPRLARHVGRVRISGSALTGVVAESMLRLNGVSINLRSATFFLSHPYLTEVESNKQVTNLALRHLYWQADQNVAAHRP, encoded by the coding sequence TTGCTGTGCGTTGAAGTTGACGGACAAACTCACAATAATCCGCAACGTCAGTTGAAAGACAAACGCAAGACGGCGCTTTTGCGAGACATTGGCTTGCCGGTGCTGCGCATTCTTCCTTCAGACATTCGACTCTGGCAGAAAAGCTGGAGCAAAGAATTCCAATTGTATTCCAAAATACTCTGTAGCTGGGCGAGCAGAATTTCTGAGGGAGTGAACGAGTGGCGAACGGAGAATATTGAAGAACATCACTTCGAACAAAAAGTTGTAAGACTCCGCGAGCAGTTAACTAGAACCATCTTTGACACTGATTACCATAGCCTAACGCCGGAGCAACGGTTGAGAATTGACCGTTCCAACTTAATCACCGATTTACTCGAGGACAAGTACTATTCAGATCTTGTGAGAGCAGGCCCACCGCCGCTTGTCCAACCTGATGAATTTAGCGACTTAACTGAGCCACCGCCACGACTAGCGCGGCATGTTGGCAGAGTACGCATAAGCGGCTCCGCTTTGACGGGTGTAGTCGCTGAGTCGATGTTACGACTTAATGGAGTATCCATAAACCTGCGGTCCGCGACTTTCTTTCTAAGCCATCCCTACCTAACCGAAGTGGAGTCCAATAAGCAAGTTACTAACCTCGCTCTACGTCACTTGTATTGGCAGGCGGATCAGAACGTCGCAGCGCATCGCCCATGA
- a CDS encoding DUF4197 domain-containing protein has protein sequence MPNPILSRRQIVLLLSLVPLSKPQAQGLSAADASAGLRAALERGAESAVRLLGRPDGFLGNPKVRIPLPGALQDLAELLRRMGQGGRVDALETAMNRAAEQATPEARNLLLQAIRTMTIDDARRILTGGDTAATNFFSERTRTPLSTRFLPIVTRATERVELAQRYNDVAGRAARLGLLRPQEANLQQYVTDRALDGIYLTIGEEERKIRQDPVATGSQILQRVFGGLR, from the coding sequence ATGCCCAATCCGATCCTGAGTCGACGGCAGATCGTGCTGTTGCTGTCCCTTGTTCCCCTATCAAAGCCCCAAGCGCAGGGGTTGTCTGCAGCAGATGCCAGTGCGGGTCTGCGCGCAGCTTTGGAGCGCGGCGCCGAGTCGGCGGTGCGCTTGCTGGGGCGGCCCGATGGCTTTCTGGGCAACCCCAAAGTTCGGATACCCCTTCCGGGAGCGCTGCAGGACCTTGCTGAACTGTTGCGGCGCATGGGGCAGGGCGGTCGCGTGGACGCACTTGAAACGGCGATGAACCGGGCGGCTGAGCAAGCCACTCCGGAAGCGCGCAATCTTTTGCTGCAGGCCATACGCACCATGACCATCGACGACGCGAGGCGAATCCTGACAGGTGGCGATACCGCCGCCACGAATTTTTTCTCCGAGCGCACCCGCACCCCCCTGAGCACCCGGTTCCTGCCGATTGTGACGCGTGCCACAGAGCGGGTCGAGCTGGCGCAGAGATACAACGACGTCGCAGGCCGTGCGGCCCGATTGGGTCTGCTCAGGCCACAAGAGGCGAATCTGCAGCAATACGTGACCGATCGGGCGTTAGATGGTATTTATCTCACGATAGGCGAAGAAGAGCGCAAGATACGCCAAGACCCAGTGGCCACGGGGAGTCAGATCCTGCAGCGCGTGTTTGGAGGTTTGCGTTGA
- a CDS encoding IS1380 family transposase, with amino-acid sequence MPDFVIKQLPYDLSQHAGLALIGKYLKRINLNALVDPAYPVRSGIANSDILKSYLGLLCLGKNDFDAIEGQRQDTFFTRALGLRSVPSSPTLRQRLDTHAPAWFDLIDDINTAVLSLKLEGQPIDFGALPCAYVPLDIDTFAMDQSGTAKEHVGRTYAGVDGYCPLVAYLGTQGFCLEFALRPGTQHSASETEYNIERLLPLAAKVTAAAQPPLLLRADSGFDSAKLMCAIARQAKALQREVAWLIKWNPRSTPVETIAQARVADANTAWTVLRPGKRQCLWEQSVAIRDGNESLKARRVYRLTERTVDKRGQQMLLPEYVLEGWSTTLPESFTPEQVIALYAEHGTHEQFHSEFKTDMDLTRLPSGKFDTNYVVCALAAVAMNLLRLVGQHTLHGPDAPVRHSAQRRRIRTVIQELMFKAARMVDHARQWVLGLGANDRAFAVFERHWRALDAL; translated from the coding sequence ATGCCCGATTTTGTCATCAAACAACTGCCCTACGACTTGAGCCAGCACGCTGGCTTGGCCCTGATTGGCAAGTACCTCAAGCGCATCAATCTCAACGCCTTGGTCGACCCCGCTTACCCCGTGCGCAGCGGCATCGCCAATAGCGACATCCTCAAGAGCTACCTGGGCCTGCTGTGTCTGGGCAAGAACGATTTTGATGCCATCGAAGGCCAGCGCCAAGACACTTTCTTCACCCGCGCCTTGGGCTTGCGATCGGTGCCCTCGTCGCCCACCCTGCGCCAGCGCTTGGACACCCACGCGCCAGCTTGGTTTGACTTGATCGATGACATCAACACCGCGGTTTTGAGCCTCAAGCTCGAGGGCCAGCCCATCGACTTCGGGGCGCTGCCCTGTGCTTATGTGCCACTGGACATCGACACCTTCGCCATGGACCAAAGCGGCACGGCCAAGGAGCATGTGGGGCGCACCTATGCGGGAGTGGACGGCTACTGCCCGCTGGTGGCCTACTTGGGCACCCAAGGCTTTTGCCTGGAGTTTGCCCTGCGCCCGGGCACCCAGCACTCGGCCAGCGAGACCGAATACAACATCGAGCGGCTGCTGCCGCTGGCGGCCAAAGTCACGGCAGCGGCCCAGCCGCCCTTGCTGCTGCGGGCCGACTCGGGCTTTGATTCGGCCAAGCTGATGTGTGCCATCGCCCGACAAGCCAAAGCCCTGCAGCGCGAGGTCGCGTGGCTCATCAAGTGGAACCCGCGCAGCACGCCGGTAGAGACCATCGCCCAGGCACGGGTAGCCGATGCCAACACCGCTTGGACGGTATTGCGCCCCGGTAAACGCCAGTGCCTGTGGGAGCAAAGCGTGGCCATCAGAGACGGTAACGAGAGCCTCAAAGCACGCCGCGTGTACCGCCTGACCGAGCGCACCGTTGACAAACGGGGCCAGCAGATGCTGTTGCCCGAGTATGTGCTGGAAGGCTGGAGCACCACCTTGCCTGAGTCGTTCACGCCCGAGCAGGTCATTGCCTTGTACGCCGAGCACGGCACGCATGAGCAGTTTCACTCGGAGTTCAAAACCGACATGGATCTGACCCGGCTGCCCTCGGGCAAGTTCGACACCAACTACGTGGTGTGCGCGCTGGCGGCCGTGGCGATGAACCTGCTGCGCTTGGTTGGCCAGCACACGCTGCACGGGCCCGATGCACCGGTGCGCCACAGCGCGCAGCGCCGTCGCATCCGCACGGTGATACAGGAGTTGATGTTCAAGGCCGCCCGCATGGTGGACCATGCCCGCCAGTGGGTGTTGGGCTTGGGGGCCAACGACAGGGCCTTTGCGGTGTTTGAGCGCCACTGGCGCGCGCTTGACGCGCTGTAG